Below is a window of Cupriavidus sp. MP-37 DNA.
CATCACCCAGGCGCAGATCCGCGAGGCCGTGATCGAGGAGATCATCAAGCCGGTGCTGCCGGCGGAGATGCTCAAAGAGACCAAGTACCTGGTGAACCCGACCGGGCGCTTCGTGATCGGCGGGCCGCAGGGCGACTGCGGCCTGACCGGGCGCAAGATCATCGTCGACACCTACGGCGGCGCTTCACCGCACGGCGGCGGCGCGTTCTCGGGCAAGGACCCGTCCAAGGTCGACCGCTCGGCCGCCTACGCCGCGCGCTACGTGGCCAAGAACGTGGTGGCCTCGGGCCTGGCGCGGCAGTGCCAGGTGCAGGTCAGCTACGCCATCGGCGTGGCCCGGCCGATCAACGTGACGGTCTATACCGAAGGCACCGGCAAGATTCCGGATGCCAAGATCGCGGAACTGGTGCAGGAGCATTTCGACCTGCGGCCGAAGGGTATTGTGCAGATGCTGGATCTGCTGCGGCCGATCTATGAGAAGACGGCTGCCTATGGGCACTTCGGGCGTGAAGAGCCGGAGTTCTCGTGGGAGGCTACGGATAAGGCGGCTGCGTTGCGGTCTGCTGCTGGGTTGTAAGCGGTACGTCGGAGCCCGGACTTCGGCAGGCCCCGCCAGCTCGCAAGGGTTGGTGGGGTTTCGTGTTTTTGGGCGGTCGCTGTTGGTGACATGCTGTCGGCTTTCAAAGGCCGACAGCATGTCACCAGCCTCGACCACGCGTGAAAGGCTGAAATCCGCCTCCATTTCCCCCAGTAGTAAAATCCCAGATCACAAAAAACTCCTTTCCGGGGCCCCGTCCCCAGGACTCCCATGCCCGCTGCACCAGCCGTTGCCACTGCCACGCCGACCCGCTCCGCATCCGAAGGGACCCTCGACCTGATCCGCCCGCAGCCCTACGCCGACTGGGCTCCGCAGGTCACCCCCGAGGAACGCGCCACGCTGCGCCGCGAGCTGGAGCAGGGCGCGGTGCTTTACTTCCCCAAGCTGAAGTTCCATTTCCAGCCCGGCGAAGAGCGCTTCCTCGACAGCCGTTATTCCGACGGCAAGTCCAAGAACATCAACCTGCGGGCCGACGACACCGCGGTGCGCGGCGCGCAGGGCAGCCCGCAGGACCTGGCCGACCTGTACTCGCTGATCCGCCGCTACGCCGACAGCAGCGAGTTGCTGATCCGCACGCTGTTCCCCGAATACATCCCCCACATGACGCGCGCCGGCACCTCGCTGCGGCCCAGCGAGATCGCCGGACGCCCGGTCAGCTGGCGCAAGGACGACACCCGCCTGCATGTGGACTCGTTCCCGTCCAACCCGATGCTCGGCAAGCGTCTGTTGCGCGTGTTCCACAATATCGACCCGGCCGCGCCGCGCGTGTGGCGGGTGGGCGAGCCGTTCGGCGACTTTGCGCAGAAGTTCGTGCCCAAGACCCACGGCATGTGGCCGGGGCAGGCGGCGCTGATGAAGCTGCTGCATATCACCAAGCGCCGGCGCTCGGAATATGACCACCGCATGCTGCAGCTGCATGACCTGGCCAAGGCCGACCTCGACTACCAGGCCAACGTGCCGCAGCAGGAATTCCACTTCCCGCCGGGTGCGACCTGGATCGTCTTCAGCGACCAGCTGCTGCACGCCGCCATGCGCGGGCGCGCGATGATGGAGCAGACCATCTACCTGGCGCCGCAGGCGATTTCGGACCACACCCATTCGCCCGAGGCGGTGCTGTCGCGCATGCTCGGGCGGCCGATGCTGGTGTCGTGAGCGCGGCCCGCGCCGGCTGAAGCTCAACGCAGCAGCAGGCGCAGCATGGTGTCGAAGGTCTTGCCGTAAGGCGGCTTGAGCAGGCCGGCGCCGTTGAGGCTGGCCTGGTGGAACACCGGCTTCACCTTCGAGAAGGTATCGAAGCCTGCCTGCCCGTGATACGCGCCCATGCCGCTGGCGCCGACGCCGCCGAACGGCAGGCCGTCCTGGGCGATATGGAACAGGGTGTCGTTGACGGTCACGCCGCCGGCGACGGTCTGCTTCATCACATGGTCGACGGCGCCGCGGTCGCGCTCGAACACATACAGCGCCAGCGGCCGCGGGCGCGCGTTGATGTAGTCGACCGCCTCGTCGAGCGTGCGGTAAGTCACCACCGGCAGCACCGGTCCGAAGATTTCCTCGCGCATGGCGGTCACGCCTTCCGGCACATCCAGCAGCAGCACCGGAGGCAGGCGCCGCGCCTGCGCGTCCGGTTGCGCCTCAGACAGCGGCACCACGGTTGCACCCTGAGCCGCGGCCTCGTCGACCAGTCCTGCCAGCCGAGCGAAATGCCGCGGGCTGATGATGCTGGTGTAGTCCGCGTTGCGCGCCAGGTCCGGGTAGAGCCGGCCCACGCAGCGGCGCGCCGCTTCCACCAGTTGCGCCCGCAGGTCCTCCGGCACCAGCACATAGTCCGGCGCGATGCAGGTCTGCCCGGCGTTCATCAGCTTGCCCACCAGGATGCGCTCCACCGCGCGCTCGAGGTCGGCGCCGGCGCCGATGATGGCGGGGGACTTGCCACCCAGCTCCAGCGTCACGGGCGTCAGGTTCGCGGCCGCCGCGCGCATCACATGGTGGCCCACCGCGGTCGAGCCCGTGAACAGCAGGTGGTCGAACGGCAGCGCGGTGAAGGCGCTGGCGACTTCGGCATCGCCGTTGATCACCACGATCTCGTCCGGGGCGAAGTGCTGCGGCACCAGCTGCGCAAACAGTGCCGCGAAGCGCGGCGTGTATTCCGACAGCTTGACCATGGCGCGGTTGCCTGCCGCCAGTGCGCCGGCGAGCGGTCCGATGGTCAGGTACAGCGGGTAGTTCCAGGGCACCACGATGCCCACCACGCCGAGCGGCTGCGGCACCAGGCGCGAGCGGCCCGGACGGAACCAGAACCCGGTGGGCGCGCGCCGCACGCGCATCCAGCGCTTGCCGTGGCGCAGCGCATCGTCGATGCCCGCGAGGCTGGGGAACACCTCCAGCAGCGCGGTTTCCTGGCGCGGACGGTTGGTGAAATCCGCGTGGATCGCGGCGGCAATTTCGGCCTGGTTTTCGGTCACCAGGCGCCGCAGGCGCTGCAGGCGGTCGGCGCGCACGGTCCAGGCGGGCAGCTGGTCGCGCCGCGAGGCGGCATGCATCGCGCCGAAGACGGACGACAGGTCGGGGACTTCTCGCATGGCTGCGCTCCTGGATTTGCGCGCACATTCGCGCACCATCGCGCAAGATAAGGCAGCGCGCCTGCCAACACAATGGAAGCTTCCCACCAGAAGGCCAATTGAAACACCCGTCCGGAAACGCTCGTCCGACGCGCGCGCATTTCGTTGCCGTCGCCCCGCTCCGGCCCTTGAGCCAGCGCAGCCAGCGCCTACACTGAATCTCACGGCTTGCCATCCGCTGGACGGACAGGGCGCGCGCGCCGGCGCAGCCCGGCTCACGCATGCGCGCCGCCTGCGGAACCGCGGGGAGACAGATGGAAACCACCTATGACTACGTCATCGTCGGCGCGGGCTCGGCGGGCTGTGCGCTGGCGGGGCGCCTGGCCGACAGCGGCGACGACACCATCGCGCTGGTCGAGGCCGGGCACCACGACCACCATGTGCTGGTGCGCACACCCGCCGGGCTGGCCGCGCTGCTGCCGCGCGCGGGAGCGCGCAACTACGGCTTCCACACCGTGCCGCAGCCGGGCCTGAACGGCCGCCGCGGCTACCAGCCGCGCGGGCGCGGGCTGGGCGGCTGCTCGTCGATCAACGCCATGATCTATACGCGCGGCCGGCCCGCCGACTACGATGCCTGGGCCGACGCCGGCTGCGATGGCTGGTCCTGGGACGACGTGCTGCCGTACTTCCGCCGCGCCGAATGCAACGAGCGCCTGGCGGGCAGCGACGACGATCCGCTGCACGGCGGCAACGGCCCGCTGCATGTCAGCGACCTGCGCACGCCCAACCCGTTCGCCGAGCGCTTTATCGAGGCCGCGCAGCAGGCCGGCTATCCGCGCAACGACGATTTCAACGGCGAAGAGCAGGAGGGCATCGGCTGGTACCAGGTCACGCAGCACGCGGGCGAGCGCTGGAATGCCGCGCGTGCCTACCTGCACGGCGGCAACGTGCGCGACCGCGCCTGCAATGGCGGCCGTGCGCGGCTGCAGGTGCTGACCGACACGCAGGCCCTGCGCATCGTCTTCGAAGGCCGCCACGCCACCGGGGTACTGGTGCTGCGCGACGGCCGCCAGCAGCTGCTGCGCGCGCGTCGCGACGTGATCGTGTGCGCGGGCACGTTCGGCTCGCCGCAGCTGCTGATGGTCTCGGGCGTCGGGCCCGCGGCGCATCTGCGCGAACACGGCATCGGCGTGGTCCATGACCTGCCCGGCGTGGGCGCCAACCTGCAAGACCATCTCGACGTGGTGCTGCACAAGCGCACCGCCGTGCCCGAGCTGTTCGGCGTGTCGTTCGGTGGCGTCGCGAGGCTGTTGTCCGAAATGCTGCGCTACCGGCGCGAGCGCGCCGGCATGATGTCGAGCAACTTCGCCGAGGCCGGCGGCTTCGTGCGCAGCCACCCGGCGCTGCCCGAGCCCGACCTGCAGTTGCATTTCGTCGTCGGCCTGGCCGACGACCATATGCGCAAGCTGAACTTCGGCCACGGCTATTCCTGCCATGTGTGCCTGCTGCGCCCGCGCAGCCGCGGCGAGGTCCGGCTGGCCGCGGCCGATATCCGGCGCGCGCCGCTGATCGATCCGAAGTACCTCAGCGACGCGCGCGACCTCGACGACCTGGTCGCCGGGGTGCGCATCGTGCGCAGCATCCTGGCGCAGCCGCAGCTGGCCTGCTTCGGCGGGCGCGAACTTTATACGGCCGGCCTGCGCGCCGATGGCAGCGACGATGCCGCCGTGCGCGAGCTGATCCGCGCGCGTGCCGACACCATCTACCACCCGGTCGGCACCTGCCGCATGGGCATGGATGCGATGGCGGTGGTGGACCCGCAACTGCGCGTGCGCGGGGTGGAGGGCCTGCGCGTGGTCGATGCCTCGGTGATGCCCACGCTGGTCGGCGGCAACACCAATGCGCCCGCGATCATGATCGGCGAGCGCGCGCACGACCTGATCCGCTATGCGCCGCGGGTGATGCTGCGGCTGCTGGAGTCGATGGAGGCCTAGCCCTCAAAGCCGCGCGTCGCCACCCGCCAGAGCGCGTCGGCGCCTGCGTCCAGCGTGCCGAACACGCGCCCGTGCTGGCGCCCGAGCCGGCTGGCGACGAACAGCTCCGCGTTCTCGGGTTCGGCATGCGCCAGCATCAGTGCTGCCTGCGCGGTCAGCACCAGGCCCTGGGCAAAGCGGCGCGCACTGGTTTCGAGCTGGTCGGCGTTTTCGCGCAGCATGGCCTGCAGCGAGGC
It encodes the following:
- a CDS encoding GMC family oxidoreductase is translated as METTYDYVIVGAGSAGCALAGRLADSGDDTIALVEAGHHDHHVLVRTPAGLAALLPRAGARNYGFHTVPQPGLNGRRGYQPRGRGLGGCSSINAMIYTRGRPADYDAWADAGCDGWSWDDVLPYFRRAECNERLAGSDDDPLHGGNGPLHVSDLRTPNPFAERFIEAAQQAGYPRNDDFNGEEQEGIGWYQVTQHAGERWNAARAYLHGGNVRDRACNGGRARLQVLTDTQALRIVFEGRHATGVLVLRDGRQQLLRARRDVIVCAGTFGSPQLLMVSGVGPAAHLREHGIGVVHDLPGVGANLQDHLDVVLHKRTAVPELFGVSFGGVARLLSEMLRYRRERAGMMSSNFAEAGGFVRSHPALPEPDLQLHFVVGLADDHMRKLNFGHGYSCHVCLLRPRSRGEVRLAAADIRRAPLIDPKYLSDARDLDDLVAGVRIVRSILAQPQLACFGGRELYTAGLRADGSDDAAVRELIRARADTIYHPVGTCRMGMDAMAVVDPQLRVRGVEGLRVVDASVMPTLVGGNTNAPAIMIGERAHDLIRYAPRVMLRLLESMEA
- a CDS encoding Kdo hydroxylase family protein — encoded protein: MPAAPAVATATPTRSASEGTLDLIRPQPYADWAPQVTPEERATLRRELEQGAVLYFPKLKFHFQPGEERFLDSRYSDGKSKNINLRADDTAVRGAQGSPQDLADLYSLIRRYADSSELLIRTLFPEYIPHMTRAGTSLRPSEIAGRPVSWRKDDTRLHVDSFPSNPMLGKRLLRVFHNIDPAAPRVWRVGEPFGDFAQKFVPKTHGMWPGQAALMKLLHITKRRRSEYDHRMLQLHDLAKADLDYQANVPQQEFHFPPGATWIVFSDQLLHAAMRGRAMMEQTIYLAPQAISDHTHSPEAVLSRMLGRPMLVS
- a CDS encoding coniferyl aldehyde dehydrogenase; this encodes MREVPDLSSVFGAMHAASRRDQLPAWTVRADRLQRLRRLVTENQAEIAAAIHADFTNRPRQETALLEVFPSLAGIDDALRHGKRWMRVRRAPTGFWFRPGRSRLVPQPLGVVGIVVPWNYPLYLTIGPLAGALAAGNRAMVKLSEYTPRFAALFAQLVPQHFAPDEIVVINGDAEVASAFTALPFDHLLFTGSTAVGHHVMRAAAANLTPVTLELGGKSPAIIGAGADLERAVERILVGKLMNAGQTCIAPDYVLVPEDLRAQLVEAARRCVGRLYPDLARNADYTSIISPRHFARLAGLVDEAAAQGATVVPLSEAQPDAQARRLPPVLLLDVPEGVTAMREEIFGPVLPVVTYRTLDEAVDYINARPRPLALYVFERDRGAVDHVMKQTVAGGVTVNDTLFHIAQDGLPFGGVGASGMGAYHGQAGFDTFSKVKPVFHQASLNGAGLLKPPYGKTFDTMLRLLLR